Proteins from a single region of Chryseobacterium sp. W4I1:
- a CDS encoding Atu1372/SO_1960 family protein produces MKKLSTFFVLILLLKITTIMAQDNKAKILVLIHSDNGGTYELAKEIASGIESNKNATAIIKQVKQSQSPKLKNIPVASVDELPSYDGIAFGSPVYFGNISTGMSEFLSKTVNLWTNHALEGMPATVFMSAGSGAGKELALNAFWNSLAVHGMVLVSNGIRGTESINKTIPQGNTVLGVTSMASLKDVERPTKDERTLAELQGRNFAKTALALKGTFTKKETVPVLEEQNPKDIEATLKQKNLVLPQVPKPAGNYKPFVRSGNLVFINQVALKEGEILNPGKLGVDVNEQQVKEATKATMLNVIAVLKEAVGGDLSKVKQCVQLTGIFNTKEDYTKHAELMNIASDLTVEVFGEKGKHARATLGASSIPVNSSVEIQAIFEVE; encoded by the coding sequence ATGAAAAAACTAAGTACATTTTTTGTATTAATTTTATTATTAAAAATCACCACAATCATGGCACAGGACAACAAAGCTAAAATACTGGTCCTCATTCATTCAGATAATGGAGGAACCTATGAACTGGCTAAAGAAATAGCATCCGGCATCGAAAGCAATAAAAATGCTACAGCCATCATTAAACAGGTCAAACAATCCCAAAGCCCAAAACTAAAGAACATTCCCGTAGCTTCAGTAGATGAACTGCCTTCTTATGATGGAATAGCTTTTGGATCACCCGTCTATTTCGGAAATATAAGTACCGGAATGAGCGAATTTTTATCTAAAACCGTTAATTTATGGACCAATCATGCGCTGGAAGGAATGCCTGCAACCGTTTTTATGTCTGCGGGAAGCGGTGCTGGTAAAGAGCTTGCTCTTAATGCATTCTGGAATTCCTTAGCCGTTCACGGAATGGTTCTGGTATCAAACGGAATCAGAGGAACCGAAAGTATCAACAAAACAATTCCTCAGGGAAATACGGTTTTAGGCGTAACCAGTATGGCTTCACTGAAAGATGTGGAAAGGCCCACAAAAGATGAGCGTACATTGGCAGAACTGCAGGGAAGAAACTTTGCGAAAACGGCTTTGGCGCTTAAAGGAACATTCACTAAAAAAGAAACTGTACCTGTACTGGAAGAACAAAATCCAAAAGATATTGAAGCGACTTTAAAACAGAAAAATCTTGTTCTTCCACAGGTTCCAAAACCGGCAGGAAATTATAAACCGTTTGTACGTTCCGGAAATTTGGTATTCATCAATCAGGTGGCTTTGAAAGAAGGAGAAATTTTAAATCCCGGAAAATTAGGAGTGGATGTAAATGAACAGCAGGTAAAAGAGGCTACGAAAGCCACAATGCTTAACGTTATAGCGGTTTTAAAAGAAGCGGTAGGTGGGGATCTCAGCAAAGTTAAACAATGTGTACAGCTGACCGGAATTTTCAACACAAAAGAGGACTACACTAAACATGCTGAGCTGATGAACATTGCATCAGACCTTACTGTAGAAGTTTTTGGAGAGAAAGGAAAACATGCGAGAGCCACTTTAGGAGCTTCATCTATTCCTGTGAATTCTTCTGTAGAAATACAGGCCATATTTGAAGTGGAGTAG
- a CDS encoding pyridoxamine 5'-phosphate oxidase family protein encodes MSTQNLAHLEAIKKIKELSEKARICMFCTELETIPVNSRPMTLQETDESGNLWFISSGTSNKNFEIKEDRRVQLFFMNNSDSQYLSVYGQASVYKDKATIEEKWSPMAKAWFDGKDDPDVTIIRVEPKETYYWDTKAGKLVSLLSFVASAVTGIKTNNSDGVEGNAVV; translated from the coding sequence ATGTCAACACAAAATTTAGCTCACCTCGAAGCCATTAAAAAGATTAAGGAACTTTCTGAAAAAGCAAGAATATGTATGTTCTGTACTGAACTTGAAACCATTCCCGTAAATTCTCGTCCTATGACTCTGCAGGAAACAGATGAAAGCGGAAATTTATGGTTTATCAGCAGTGGAACAAGCAATAAAAATTTTGAAATAAAAGAAGACCGCCGGGTACAGCTATTCTTTATGAATAACAGTGATTCTCAGTATCTTTCTGTTTACGGGCAGGCATCTGTCTATAAAGACAAAGCTACCATCGAAGAAAAATGGTCGCCAATGGCGAAGGCATGGTTTGATGGAAAAGATGATCCGGATGTTACCATTATCCGTGTAGAACCTAAAGAAACCTACTATTGGGATACCAAAGCAGGGAAACTAGTTAGTTTATTAAGTTTTGTGGCTTCCGCAGTGACAGGAATTAAAACTAATAATTCTGACGGCGTGGAAGGAAATGCCGTTGTATAA
- a CDS encoding Na+/H+ antiporter, which translates to MENYAVILVIMALMIGISGLAGKIKIPVPMLLLIAGILIGFVPAMPEIEINPEIIMLLFLPPLLYDAAFNISFQQFKTNINTIGTLAIGLVFLTTAGIAVIAYYVIPGMTWPLAFVLGSILSATDAVAAVGVTKGLGLSHKTMTILEGESLINDASALVAYRFAVAAVTGISFVTWKASLEFFVVLGGGFLIGWIIFKTLALTIGFFRSDAMVVNSLILLMPFVTYLIAEHFNVSGVIAVVVLGLGMSRLSRNKFPDRVKEQSRNFWDIIIFLLNGLIFLLIGLEFPIILKKIPHIQIWTYAGYAAVIVLVTLLIRMARVYLQQFNLQKAFQGKRKISEEALFDSKTSFVITWSGMRGIVSLAIALGLPATLNDGEPFPLRNEMIFLSIAVVLISLLGQGLTLPWIIKKLKL; encoded by the coding sequence ATGGAAAACTATGCTGTCATTTTAGTGATTATGGCCTTAATGATCGGAATATCTGGCCTGGCAGGAAAAATAAAAATCCCTGTCCCTATGCTGCTGTTAATTGCAGGTATTTTAATAGGTTTTGTCCCGGCTATGCCTGAAATTGAGATCAATCCAGAGATTATTATGCTGTTGTTTCTGCCGCCATTATTGTATGATGCCGCATTCAATATTTCTTTTCAGCAGTTTAAAACCAATATCAATACCATTGGAACATTAGCGATAGGATTAGTGTTCTTAACCACGGCAGGTATTGCCGTTATCGCATATTATGTCATTCCGGGAATGACCTGGCCACTGGCTTTTGTGCTGGGTTCTATCCTGTCAGCTACGGACGCTGTAGCAGCAGTAGGGGTTACAAAAGGATTGGGTCTTTCCCATAAAACAATGACTATATTGGAAGGGGAGAGCCTCATCAATGATGCTTCAGCTTTGGTTGCCTATCGCTTTGCTGTGGCTGCTGTTACCGGAATAAGTTTTGTCACCTGGAAAGCATCATTGGAATTTTTTGTTGTGTTGGGGGGCGGATTTCTTATTGGCTGGATTATTTTTAAAACATTAGCACTCACGATCGGATTTTTCCGAAGCGATGCAATGGTGGTCAACAGTCTCATCCTTTTAATGCCTTTCGTCACTTATCTTATTGCAGAGCATTTCAATGTTTCCGGGGTTATTGCTGTAGTTGTTCTCGGTTTGGGAATGTCCAGGCTCAGCAGAAATAAATTTCCGGATCGTGTGAAAGAACAGTCCAGGAATTTCTGGGACATTATTATTTTCCTGCTCAATGGACTTATCTTCTTATTAATTGGCCTTGAATTTCCAATTATCCTAAAAAAAATACCCCATATTCAGATATGGACTTATGCAGGTTATGCAGCTGTGATTGTTTTGGTCACCCTGCTGATCAGGATGGCAAGGGTATATTTGCAACAGTTCAATCTTCAGAAAGCTTTTCAGGGTAAAAGGAAAATCAGTGAGGAAGCATTATTTGATTCAAAAACCAGTTTTGTCATCACCTGGTCCGGAATGCGTGGAATTGTATCTTTAGCAATTGCTCTGGGACTTCCCGCGACATTAAACGACGGCGAGCCTTTCCCCTTACGTAATGAAATGATCTTCCTGTCCATAGCAGTTGTCTTAATCTCACTTTTAGGACAGGGACTTACCTTACCATGGATCATAAAAAAACTGAAGTTATAA
- a CDS encoding helix-turn-helix domain-containing protein: MQIAPPKQLACYIKHYIFLENSKDAVKKLRLFADGNTGLIISSDIHMQDDSDQYLPLSFFYGQPTQYKNLTTKGTFSLLAVVFQPYFFNLLFDVSAKEIKNEIISASDIVKEQLMPFQESLYKKEDPQSIIMALNAYFFQLISKKRNQDSWLIQAQQYMLQNKGALSLKELEHFTGYSERHIERKFEDHIGISPKKYNTILRLHHFLSLMKNNTDYQTMTGISYEAGYFDQSHLIREFKNTIGLTPNQYLKTENKLAVNFIELPYH, from the coding sequence ATGCAAATAGCTCCTCCCAAGCAGCTGGCATGCTATATCAAACATTATATATTTTTAGAGAATAGCAAAGATGCTGTTAAGAAATTACGCCTGTTTGCAGATGGTAACACTGGTTTAATCATTTCTTCTGATATCCATATGCAGGATGATTCAGATCAATACCTTCCGCTATCTTTTTTTTATGGACAGCCTACGCAGTATAAAAATCTGACTACAAAAGGGACATTTTCTTTATTAGCGGTTGTATTTCAGCCTTATTTTTTCAACCTGCTTTTTGATGTATCTGCCAAAGAAATTAAAAATGAGATCATTTCGGCTTCAGATATTGTGAAGGAACAGCTGATGCCTTTTCAGGAGAGCCTTTATAAAAAAGAAGATCCCCAATCTATCATAATGGCATTAAATGCTTACTTTTTTCAGCTTATTTCAAAGAAAAGAAATCAGGATTCATGGTTGATACAAGCCCAGCAATATATGCTTCAAAACAAAGGTGCCTTGTCTTTGAAAGAGCTTGAACATTTTACAGGGTATTCTGAACGGCATATTGAACGAAAGTTTGAAGATCATATCGGAATATCACCTAAAAAATACAATACAATTCTCAGGCTTCATCATTTTTTAAGCCTGATGAAAAATAATACTGATTATCAAACCATGACCGGTATTTCTTATGAAGCAGGATATTTTGACCAGTCTCATCTGATCAGAGAATTTAAAAACACAATTGGGCTGACTCCTAACCAATATCTGAAAACAGAAAATAAGCTGGCCGTAAATTTCATAGAACTTCCATACCATTAG
- a CDS encoding nitrilase family protein, producing the protein MNNLKISTAQFENKSGDKDYNLSVIEKLAAEAAAKGSQVIAFHECSITGYTFARKLSREQMIDIAELIPEGKSIQRLQNIAARYNITILAGLFEKDEHDNLFKAYVCVDKTGLKARYRKLHPFINPHLTPGNQYCIFDIEGWKCGILICYDNNIIENVRTTRLLGANIIFMPHVTMCTSSTRPGAGFVDPELWQNRETDPTSLRLEFDGMKGRDWLMKWLPARAYDNGIYVVFSNPVGMDDDQLKNGCSMVIDPFGDIITECRSFEDSFETAVITPEKLTQAGGNRYIKARRPELYRHIIGMEHHSEQKVVWLKN; encoded by the coding sequence ATGAACAATCTCAAAATTTCTACAGCACAATTTGAAAATAAAAGTGGTGACAAAGACTACAATCTCTCGGTTATAGAGAAATTAGCAGCAGAAGCAGCAGCCAAAGGTTCTCAGGTTATTGCTTTCCATGAATGTTCAATTACAGGATATACTTTTGCGAGAAAGCTTTCCAGAGAGCAGATGATTGATATAGCAGAACTTATACCTGAGGGAAAAAGCATTCAAAGATTACAGAATATTGCAGCTCGATACAATATTACTATTCTTGCCGGATTATTTGAAAAAGATGAGCATGACAACCTTTTCAAAGCGTATGTTTGTGTTGATAAAACCGGACTGAAAGCCAGGTACCGAAAGCTCCACCCATTTATCAATCCTCACCTGACTCCCGGAAATCAATACTGTATTTTTGATATTGAAGGCTGGAAATGTGGTATTCTGATCTGCTATGACAATAATATTATCGAAAATGTGAGAACGACGAGACTTTTGGGAGCCAATATTATCTTTATGCCGCACGTCACGATGTGCACCTCTTCTACAAGACCGGGAGCAGGATTTGTAGATCCGGAATTATGGCAGAACAGGGAAACCGATCCTACATCACTTCGTTTAGAATTTGATGGGATGAAAGGAAGAGACTGGCTCATGAAATGGCTGCCTGCAAGAGCGTATGATAACGGAATCTATGTTGTTTTTTCCAATCCTGTCGGGATGGATGATGACCAGCTTAAAAATGGCTGCTCCATGGTCATTGATCCTTTTGGAGATATTATCACAGAATGTCGCTCGTTTGAAGACAGCTTTGAAACCGCTGTTATTACTCCTGAAAAACTTACTCAAGCCGGAGGAAACAGATATATAAAAGCAAGACGTCCGGAATTGTACAGGCATATTATTGGAATGGAGCATCATTCTGAACAGAAAGTAGTCTGGCTGAAAAATTAA
- a CDS encoding DUF3817 domain-containing protein gives MYQSITFLHSLFRWVVLLSLIYAIWISFKGFYHRKQFSKTDNAARHWTATFAHVQLVLGIILYSKSPIVKYFWKNFGEAKASLDLVFFGMIHILMMITAIILITAGSALAKRKETDREKFQDDAGLVHYCFSCHFHCHSVAILSSCQQTLFQIIMIHLLKTKIGRLRILAILEGISLLTLVFIAVPMKYWLDNPALVRMIGPIHGTLFLLFLFNTLSVGVEQNWKFKEITWKVILACFIPFGTFYIDKKILSRL, from the coding sequence ATGTACCAAAGTATTACATTTCTCCATTCCCTCTTCAGATGGGTTGTTTTATTAAGTCTTATTTATGCGATCTGGATCTCTTTTAAAGGATTTTATCATCGTAAACAATTTTCTAAAACGGATAATGCAGCCAGGCACTGGACCGCCACCTTTGCTCATGTACAATTGGTCCTGGGAATTATTTTATATTCTAAAAGTCCTATTGTAAAATATTTCTGGAAAAACTTCGGCGAGGCTAAAGCATCTTTAGATCTGGTATTCTTCGGAATGATTCATATTCTGATGATGATCACGGCTATTATCCTGATCACCGCAGGTTCAGCTTTAGCGAAAAGAAAAGAAACGGACAGAGAAAAATTTCAAGACGATGCTGGTCTGGTTCACTATTGCTTTAGCTGTCATTTTCATTGCCATTCCGTGGCCATTCTCTCCTCTTGCCAACAGACCCTATTTCAGATAATTATGATACATTTATTAAAAACAAAAATCGGCCGCCTGAGAATTCTGGCTATCCTGGAAGGAATCTCTCTATTGACTTTAGTTTTCATTGCCGTTCCTATGAAGTATTGGCTTGATAATCCTGCCTTGGTAAGGATGATAGGACCCATTCATGGAACATTATTTCTACTTTTCCTGTTTAATACTTTAAGTGTAGGTGTTGAGCAAAACTGGAAATTTAAAGAAATCACCTGGAAAGTGATTCTGGCATGTTTTATCCCTTTCGGAACATTCTACATTGATAAAAAGATCCTCAGTAGATTATGA
- a CDS encoding TetR/AcrR family transcriptional regulator, whose product MKKSEVTRLNILQKAFELIYTKGYQTTSIDEIIATTQVTKGAFYYHFKTKDEMGLAIINELLKNSFKSTFIEPLQNTDHPLESIYHLVYGILMENDFLKVEYGCPASNFTQEMAPWHIDFTKALNELSSRWENAIITCIEEGKKKGSVKEDINAKEIAVFVMSGYWGVRNLGKLENSKSVYLVYLKGLKAYFKSLE is encoded by the coding sequence ATGAAAAAATCAGAAGTTACCCGCCTGAATATTCTTCAGAAAGCCTTTGAGCTCATCTACACAAAGGGTTATCAAACGACCAGCATTGATGAGATTATCGCTACAACCCAGGTGACGAAAGGAGCGTTCTATTATCATTTTAAAACCAAAGATGAAATGGGACTGGCGATCATTAATGAACTTTTGAAAAACAGTTTTAAAAGCACTTTTATTGAACCTCTTCAAAATACTGATCATCCACTGGAGAGTATTTATCATTTGGTATACGGTATTCTAATGGAAAACGATTTTCTAAAGGTTGAATACGGTTGCCCTGCCTCCAATTTCACCCAGGAGATGGCTCCCTGGCATATAGATTTTACAAAAGCTCTTAATGAACTTTCTTCAAGATGGGAAAACGCTATAATCACCTGTATTGAAGAAGGCAAGAAAAAAGGTTCTGTAAAAGAGGATATTAATGCCAAAGAAATTGCTGTTTTTGTAATGTCCGGTTATTGGGGTGTCCGGAATTTAGGCAAACTGGAAAATTCAAAATCGGTGTATCTGGTTTATTTAAAAGGTCTTAAAGCTTATTTCAAGTCTTTGGAATAA
- a CDS encoding MFS transporter, translating into MNYQKEIQVKAETALKSKGLPAALWALTISAFGIGTTEFVIVGLLPTVAGDLGISIPSAGLLVSLYAIGVAIGAPVLTALTGKIPRKTLLVSIMILFVIGNGLASIAPGFITLIMARVLTGFAHGVYFSIGSTIAASLVPEEKRATAISIMFAGLTLAIVTGVPLGTFIGQHFGWRATFIGVSILGIIGLIVSLLLVPNHLKSGKTASLKSLPEVLGNRRLLFAFLMTAMGYGGTFVVFTYLSPILQQITGFQESTVTLILLIYGIAIALGNLLGGKVANKNPLKALLWMFAGQGLILLTFYFTAGNQILSIITLFLLGGLSFATVPGLQLLVVQIAEKELPGTEDVSSGVNIAAFNIGIAIGSFTGGLIVTSSLGLASTPLIGALFLLATVLITLYSIRLNKK; encoded by the coding sequence ATGAATTATCAAAAGGAAATACAGGTAAAAGCGGAGACTGCTTTAAAAAGTAAAGGTCTTCCGGCAGCATTATGGGCATTAACTATCAGTGCATTTGGAATAGGAACTACAGAATTCGTTATTGTTGGGCTTCTTCCTACCGTGGCAGGGGATCTTGGAATCAGCATTCCATCAGCAGGACTACTGGTAAGTCTATATGCGATTGGAGTAGCGATCGGAGCTCCTGTACTGACAGCATTAACGGGGAAAATACCGCGAAAAACCTTGTTGGTTTCCATTATGATATTATTTGTGATAGGAAACGGACTTGCTTCAATCGCTCCCGGATTTATCACGCTGATCATGGCCAGAGTTCTTACGGGATTTGCTCACGGGGTTTACTTTTCTATCGGCTCAACCATTGCAGCATCGCTGGTTCCAGAGGAGAAAAGAGCAACTGCTATTTCAATTATGTTTGCAGGACTTACACTTGCCATTGTAACTGGAGTTCCACTGGGAACTTTTATTGGGCAGCATTTCGGATGGAGAGCAACTTTTATAGGGGTTTCTATATTAGGAATTATAGGTTTAATTGTCAGTCTTTTACTGGTGCCGAACCATCTTAAAAGCGGTAAAACAGCCTCATTAAAAAGTTTGCCCGAAGTACTGGGAAACAGACGTCTGCTCTTTGCATTTTTAATGACTGCAATGGGATACGGAGGAACATTTGTCGTGTTTACTTATCTTTCACCCATCTTACAACAAATCACAGGATTTCAGGAATCTACCGTTACTTTGATTCTTCTTATCTATGGAATTGCCATTGCTTTAGGAAACTTGTTGGGTGGAAAAGTGGCGAATAAAAACCCTCTAAAAGCACTTCTGTGGATGTTTGCAGGACAAGGGTTGATATTGTTGACTTTTTATTTTACGGCAGGTAATCAAATCTTAAGTATTATCACACTTTTTCTTTTAGGAGGTCTGTCATTTGCTACGGTACCGGGACTTCAGCTCTTGGTAGTACAGATTGCTGAAAAAGAGCTTCCGGGAACAGAAGATGTATCATCAGGAGTTAATATTGCAGCATTCAATATAGGAATTGCTATTGGCTCTTTTACAGGAGGATTGATTGTAACTTCTTCTTTGGGACTGGCCAGTACACCTTTGATTGGAGCATTGTTTTTATTAGCTACGGTACTGATCACACTTTACAGTATTCGATTAAATAAAAAATAA
- a CDS encoding Crp/Fnr family transcriptional regulator yields MTDLKKYINSLNPVSEIGWEALHPIFSEKTLLKGEFFIEENQVATQIGFLQEGIIRAFYRSREGVEYNKHFFVSPCFIGGYASLITGAPNQIIQQALSDCKILTANFSNFTDLYKDHPDIERVARKLAEIFFVQKEQREIEIVLLDADRRYLLFQKQFPQLEQQIPQYHIASYLGVTPTQLSRIRRKRLGR; encoded by the coding sequence TTGACAGATTTAAAAAAATATATCAACAGTTTAAATCCAGTTTCGGAGATTGGCTGGGAAGCATTACATCCAATTTTTTCTGAAAAAACACTTTTAAAAGGGGAATTTTTTATAGAGGAAAATCAGGTGGCAACTCAAATTGGTTTTTTGCAGGAAGGAATCATCCGAGCTTTTTATAGAAGCAGAGAAGGAGTAGAATATAATAAACATTTCTTTGTTTCACCCTGTTTTATTGGCGGATATGCTTCTTTAATTACCGGAGCACCCAATCAAATCATCCAACAAGCGTTATCGGATTGTAAAATATTAACGGCTAATTTTTCAAACTTTACAGATCTTTACAAGGACCACCCGGATATTGAAAGGGTAGCAAGAAAATTAGCAGAAATTTTTTTCGTACAAAAAGAACAACGGGAAATTGAAATTGTATTGCTGGATGCTGATAGGCGTTACTTACTTTTTCAAAAACAATTTCCCCAGTTGGAACAGCAGATTCCACAATATCATATTGCTTCGTATTTAGGTGTCACGCCAACACAATTAAGCAGAATCAGAAGAAAACGTTTAGGCAGGTAA
- a CDS encoding darcynin family protein, whose protein sequence is MKTILFTLLTVLVVGTSNAQTRNLMNNTKPYTILVLMNATSKWLSLSREERSTFFESNVTPIFEKVGKTTKVKLYDSEYFHSKTSDFMMITTTNLEDYKLLIELLRDSKIYGEPYFDIVDIIVGQENLFEDFNEKLKK, encoded by the coding sequence ATGAAAACAATCTTATTTACATTATTAACGGTATTGGTAGTTGGAACTTCCAATGCACAGACAAGAAACCTTATGAACAATACAAAACCTTACACTATTCTGGTATTGATGAACGCAACATCAAAATGGCTCTCATTATCAAGGGAAGAAAGAAGTACCTTCTTTGAAAGCAACGTAACACCAATATTTGAAAAGGTTGGAAAGACTACGAAAGTAAAACTTTATGATTCTGAATATTTCCACTCAAAAACTTCTGACTTTATGATGATCACTACGACCAATCTGGAAGACTATAAGCTATTGATAGAGCTTTTAAGGGATTCCAAAATTTACGGAGAGCCTTATTTTGATATCGTCGATATTATTGTAGGCCAGGAAAATCTGTTTGAAGATTTCAATGAAAAATTAAAAAAATAA
- the pdeM gene encoding ligase-associated DNA damage response endonuclease PdeM: MNIAVKNIIINNEVFTLTNQRAAFWKNEKALILSDLHIGKTAHFRKNGIALANHIMKSDLERLSVLIEYFQPEKFIVVGDLLHAGDNSDVDEFCSWRNQYPDLQFYLIKGNHDRLSAALEKKLCLNFKSEILTINEFTFIHDFDKTLPDFQITGHIHPGVVLDSSVKKIRLPCFVQTENQLLLPAFSEFTGLDTKNIPKNGKFYVFTDSEIHEI; encoded by the coding sequence TTGAACATCGCCGTAAAAAATATCATCATCAACAACGAAGTTTTTACTTTAACCAATCAACGTGCAGCGTTCTGGAAAAATGAAAAAGCATTAATCTTATCTGATCTCCACATTGGTAAGACTGCCCATTTCCGGAAAAACGGAATAGCCCTGGCCAATCATATCATGAAAAGTGACCTGGAAAGACTTTCCGTTTTGATCGAGTATTTTCAACCGGAGAAATTCATTGTAGTCGGAGACTTGCTTCATGCCGGAGACAATTCCGATGTAGATGAATTCTGCAGTTGGAGAAACCAGTATCCGGATCTCCAGTTTTATCTTATTAAAGGAAATCATGACCGCTTATCTGCAGCATTAGAAAAGAAATTATGCTTAAATTTTAAATCCGAAATTCTGACCATCAATGAATTTACCTTTATTCATGATTTTGACAAAACATTGCCGGATTTTCAGATCACAGGACATATTCACCCCGGAGTTGTACTGGATTCTTCCGTAAAAAAAATAAGACTTCCCTGTTTTGTACAAACTGAAAATCAGCTTCTTCTTCCGGCCTTCAGTGAGTTTACCGGGCTGGATACTAAAAATATTCCTAAAAATGGGAAGTTCTATGTATTTACAGATTCAGAAATTCATGAGATCTAG